Below is a genomic region from Gemmobacter sp. 24YEA27.
GCCAGGGGAAAAGCAGGGGGCGCTGCCCCCGTCCCGCTGGCGCGGGACTCCCCCGGGATATTTAGCGACAGATGAAAGCCGGTCAGGCCTTCAGGGTTGCGAGGGCGGTGGCAAGGTCGATGGCGCCATCATAGAGCGCACGGCCCGAGATGGCACCGGCGATCACGCCGGTATCGCGCAGCTGGATCAGATCTTCCATCCGGCTGACACCGCCCGAAGCGATCACCGGGATCGAGACGGCACGGGCAAGCGCTTCGGTCGCGGTGATATTCGGGCCCTGCATCGCGCCGTCGCGATCGATATCGGTGTAGATAATGGCGGCGACCCCGGCATCCTCGAAGCTTTTCGCGAGATCGGTGACCTGGACGGTGGTTTCTTCGGCCCAGCCCTTGGTCGCGACAAACCCCTTACGGGCGTCGATGCCGACCGCGACCTGGCCCGGGAAGGCGCGGGCTGCCTCGCGTACGAGGTCAGGATTTTCGACCGCGACGGTGCCAAGGATCACCCGCGAAAGACCTTTTTCCAGCCACATCGCGATGGTCGCCATGTCGCGGATACCGCCGCCAAGCTGGGCGGGAACCCTGATCCGGGCGAGGATTGCCTCGACCGCTGCCGCATTGACCGGCTGTCCGGCGAAGGCGCCGTTCAGATCGACGAGATGCACCCATTCACAGCCGGCGGTCTCGAATTTCGCAGCCTGGGCGGCGGGATCATCGCCGAAGACGGTGGCGGCGGACATCTCTCCGCGCAGGAGGCGCACACATTGGCCGTCCTTCAGGTCGATGGCGGGATAGAGGA
It encodes:
- the hisA gene encoding 1-(5-phosphoribosyl)-5-[(5-phosphoribosylamino)methylideneamino]imidazole-4-carboxamide isomerase; amino-acid sequence: MILYPAIDLKDGQCVRLLRGEMSAATVFGDDPAAQAAKFETAGCEWVHLVDLNGAFAGQPVNAAAVEAILARIRVPAQLGGGIRDMATIAMWLEKGLSRVILGTVAVENPDLVREAARAFPGQVAVGIDARKGFVATKGWAEETTVQVTDLAKSFEDAGVAAIIYTDIDRDGAMQGPNITATEALARAVSIPVIASGGVSRMEDLIQLRDTGVIAGAISGRALYDGAIDLATALATLKA